AGCCACGACAAGACCACTCCAGCCATCCTCAAGCGCCATCTCCAAGTTCCCGCCCCCGACGGTGAGCCCTCCCTCAAAAGAGCCAAAtccgaggaagacgagcCGACCACCATTGCCGACAAGGTGTCACAGGGGGCCTACCGAATTCTCGACGACCTGATGTGCGATCTCACCAAGGCGGTAGAAGACCAGGTGAAGGAACTCAAGATTGAAGATGGTGCTGCCAACGGGGACGTCATCAGCCAGACGAAATCCTTCAAAGCCGCGGCTTTGGAGCTGTACCGACGAGAGCTGTCGTACCCCAAATTGCCCCAATCTTTACCGGCGGTGCGACCTGGCCAAAAGGAAACAGGATCTGAGGGTAGCTTGGTCTTGTCGACGTTTGGTCAAGCCCCGAATTTAAGGCCACTTTTTACCAGTCTGCAACATCCTGCTTCACCCGATGGAGTCGTCAAGCCCTTGGGAGACGGGCAGTTGCCCAATGGAGTTACTGCGACCAAGATTTACCCAGACGTGTGTGCGGCCAGCGACAAGAATGCCCGTTCGCTGACACTAGGAGAGCTGTTCCCTTCCCCAAGAAACCTGCCACCTCTGCAACCACCAAAGGCGCCCAAGAACACCACTAAGAGCAATGTTCTTACCTTTTACCACCCCGAGCTTACCGAGAAATCCAAGTATCGTTCTGGCACTTATTTTTCCCAGCCCCTCTCCACTGGACACTGGCTGGATTACAGCAACGCGACACCGGCCATTCACGCCAAAACCAAGCAGCGCGAACGAGCCCAGAGCTTGGCAGGAGTCAAGCCTTCATCAGTTGAGCTGGAACTGTCGGAAATGGAAGCGCTTTTTCGAGgcgccttctccagcttcgcCCCGAGCAAAGATGACTCGGCTGCGATTGTGCCTTCGAGCCTCATCAGCCGGATTTGGTGGCAGCGGGTTGGTCGACGAAACTTTGAAAAGATGAACGAGGAGGCGTTCGatgagaaggaagaggagaatgCTGTCGATCCCGCTTTGGTAACCGAGATTGACGATGATTTGGTCAAGGAAGCCATTGAGAATTGGGATTCTGTGGTTGTTGACCCTACTTTGGATGAGGTACTCGGAAAGAGGTcggatggggagaaggaggtggaggacctTCTCGACGAGGTGACTGACATGATTGAAACACTATCCTCTTTCCAGCGGAACCGCAACCTGACTGTACCGACCAGTCAAGACCGGTACTCAGCCGACCCCAACAATGGCGATATGCTGCGCAACGGCAACGCCTCGCAACAGCCAAGTGAGGAGGAAATGATGACGTATGAAACGCTCAAGGCACAGCTTGCCTTGATCATCCAGAGCCTGCCTCCCTACGCCGTCGCTCGTCTCAACTCGGACAGGTTGGAAGAGCTGGCTGTCAGCACCAAGATTGAGGTTCGGTCAGATGACTACAGGGGTgtcatggaggaggatgaaccAGCACGCCTTGCGCGACAGGCCGCTCAAGCTGCAACAAACGCCGTCCAGCGCCAGGCGCACAGGACCCCGAGCGTTTCTTCCGCCACATATGGCAACCACCAATATCCCGGTCAGTTCCAACCGTCGGCCCGTCCCATCGCCAACGCGCAGCACTTTCCACAAACACCGGTTCGGCCTCAGCAGAACATGTTCCCGCGGGCCCCGTCTACCGTCCCGATCCCGCAGCCGCATCACCAAGtccaaccccgccaacccccccctaCCCAGTACAGGCCAGCACCGGGGCCGCAAATGTATGCACCGCAGCTTGCCAAGGCCCAAGGGCCCTATGGCCATTCTGGTGTTCCTCAGCCCTACGTCAACAGTCCCACGCAGCAACGGATGCcacaaccgccgccgccacctcaTTCTAACTATATGGGGCAACAAGGCGCACCTCGTTATCCCCAACAGGGTTACCAGCAAAGCTTTCCCCAGCATCAGCAGATTcacccccaacatcaacagcacccgCAACATCAGCAGGtgccacaccaccagccgcTGGCTCAACATCCACCGCAGCACCCACATAACCCGCAGCACCCGCCACAACATGGGCAGCAGGCGCCTTTCCCAGCCTACGCTAATGGCGGACCTATGCAGCGGACTATTTCTCCGCAGATTCCACAACAGAACCCATATGGACAATCGCCAAACCCGCcgcaacagcatcagcaacTACCCCATGGGCGCCCACCTTATGGACCTGGTACTCCTGGGATGCCGCCCAACAACGTGCAGCAGCGCGGGCCTTATCCTGCCTCGCCAAACATGATGCAAGGGGGCAACAGACCGTCTTCGAGCCTTACTGGCTTTGCAACCGTTATGCCCGAGGTACAGCAGCGCCAGGTCATGGAGCAAGCTCGCGCCAGAGCGGATGCGGAGCAGCGTGTGAGTGGACACATGGGCAAGGTTGCTCAAGGCGAAGTTGTGGGCTTGGCAGGGATTGGTCTCGGTGGGCAGATGGACGTCCATAAGATGGCAGCCGCCAACAAGATGCAAATAGGCAACAACGGGGCGTCACCAGGGCTCAAGATGGCCATGCACCAACCAAGTCCGACACCTCCCATGAATGGCACACAGACACCGGTGCCCGTACCGCATGTTCCCAGCCCGATGCAGGGCGTTGTTCCAACCCCGAGCCCCGGACCTCAGGGGCCCTTTGTCAAGCCGACCATGCCTTGAAAGTGTTCACCAAGGGTATAAACAATCGAAAGA
The sequence above is a segment of the Podospora pseudoanserina strain CBS 124.78 chromosome 5, whole genome shotgun sequence genome. Coding sequences within it:
- a CDS encoding hypothetical protein (EggNog:ENOG503Q4MV), producing the protein MATPDVAAPSVNGVAASSRADSPADSINSSTKRKRDANDDQQDHNDKNSKPQVNGLQKCHDDQSLIRDFFDVLQSHDKTTPAILKRHLQVPAPDGEPSLKRAKSEEDEPTTIADKVSQGAYRILDDLMCDLTKAVEDQVKELKIEDGAANGDVISQTKSFKAAALELYRRELSYPKLPQSLPAVRPGQKETGSEGSLVLSTFGQAPNLRPLFTSLQHPASPDGVVKPLGDGQLPNGVTATKIYPDVCAASDKNARSLTLGELFPSPRNLPPLQPPKAPKNTTKSNVLTFYHPELTEKSKYRSGTYFSQPLSTGHWLDYSNATPAIHAKTKQRERAQSLAGVKPSSVELELSEMEALFRGAFSSFAPSKDDSAAIVPSSLISRIWWQRVGRRNFEKMNEEAFDEKEEENAVDPALVTEIDDDLVKEAIENWDSVVVDPTLDEVLGKRSDGEKEVEDLLDEVTDMIETLSSFQRNRNLTVPTSQDRYSADPNNGDMLRNGNASQQPSEEEMMTYETLKAQLALIIQSLPPYAVARLNSDRLEELAVSTKIEVRSDDYRGVMEEDEPARLARQAAQAATNAVQRQAHRTPSVSSATYGNHQYPGQFQPSARPIANAQHFPQTPVRPQQNMFPRAPSTVPIPQPHHQVQPRQPPPTQYRPAPGPQMYAPQLAKAQGPYGHSGVPQPYVNSPTQQRMPQPPPPPHSNYMGQQGAPRYPQQGYQQSFPQHQQIHPQHQQHPQHQQVPHHQPLAQHPPQHPHNPQHPPQHGQQAPFPAYANGGPMQRTISPQIPQQNPYGQSPNPPQQHQQLPHGRPPYGPGTPGMPPNNVQQRGPYPASPNMMQGGNRPSSSLTGFATVMPEVQQRQVMEQARARADAEQRVSGHMGKVAQGEVVGLAGIGLGGQMDVHKMAAANKMQIGNNGASPGLKMAMHQPSPTPPMNGTQTPVPVPHVPSPMQGVVPTPSPGPQGPFVKPTMP